Proteins encoded in a region of the Mixophyes fleayi isolate aMixFle1 chromosome 5, aMixFle1.hap1, whole genome shotgun sequence genome:
- the SYF2 gene encoding pre-mRNA-splicing factor SYF2, protein MMAAEATEVLGDTEQASSEEESLSTSAEELAAQKREERLRKFRELHLKRNEARKLNQHEVTEEDKRQKLPSNWEARKARLEWEVQEEEKKKECAAKGVDYHRAKVLEISAEDAERWERKKKRRNPDNGFSDYAAAQLRQYQRLTKQIKPDMEVYEKEREKCGESFYPTVNSLYHGTHVPSKEGVDRMVTDLEKQIEKREKYSRRRAYNDDADIDYINERNANFNKKAERFYGKYTAEIKQNLERGTAV, encoded by the exons ATGATGGCGGCCGAGGCCACAGAGGTGTTGGGGGACACAGAGCAG GCGTCTTCAGAGGAAGAGTCGCTATCTACATCCGCAGAAGAGCTGGCTGCGCAGAAAAGAGAAGAGCGATTGAGAAAGTTTAGAGAACTTCACTTGAAAAGG AATGAAGCGCGCAAATTAAATCAGCATGAGGTGACGGAGGAGGACAAGCGGCAGAAGTTACCCAGTAATTGGGAGGCCCGGAAAGCTCGTCTCGAGTGGGAGGTACAGgaggaggaaaagaaaaaa GAATGTGCTGCCAAAGGGGTAGATTATCACCGAGCAAAAGTGCTGGAGATCAGCGCGGAGGACGCAGAACGATgggagaggaagaagaagaggaggaaccCAGACAATGGCTTCTCAG ATTATGCGGCTGCCCAGCTGCGTCAGTACCAGCGACTCACCAAACAGATCAAACCAGACATGGAAGTGTATGAGAAGGAGCGTGAGAAATG TGGAGAAAGCTTCTACCCTACTGTAAACAGCCTGTACCATGGAACGCACGTCCCGTCCAAAGAAGGTGTGGACAGAATGGTGACGGATCTAGAAAAACA GATTGAGAAGCGAGAGAAGTATAGCCGCCGCCGCGCCTACAACGACGACGCCGACATCGACTACATCAACGAGAGGAACGCCAACTTCAACAAAAAGGCGGAGAGGTTTTATGGGAAATACACGGCCGAGATCAAACAAAACCTGGAGAGGGGCACGGCCGTCTAA
- the LRRC72 gene encoding leucine-rich repeat-containing protein 72 isoform X5, with the protein MATRIIEEQRQKCGYKTDSDVSELYLGRQGLKEVSDLTRFSMLKYLWLNHNKITRIHFLWNNFRLSELYLNNNGLCDITGCLKHLTSLHTLMLHDNHLAKLQTTVQELKGMSNLRILNLFHNPLDQDPGYRPYVIHHLPSVLLLDRESVAPKEKEDAFKLYNLERTAVIQSLGFGRRTDSILGTRPFVHSAAVGASSQAAQYNLDIEIPLDFFFFGSCFTLI; encoded by the exons ATGGCGACCAGG ATAATAGAAGAACAGAGGCAGAAATGTGGATACAAGACGGACTCTGATGTATCTGAGCTGTACCTTGGCAGACA AGGACTGAAAGAAGTATCTGATCTAACAAGGTTTagtatgttaaaatatttgtgGCTCAACCATAACAAG ATAACAAGGATACATTTTCTATGGAATAATTTCCGGCTTTCGGAGCTGTACCTGAATAACAATGGACTCTGCGATATCACAG GGTGTCTTAAGCATCTAACCTCCTTGCACACACTGATGCTGCACGACAATCATCTGGCCAAGCTGCAAACAACCGTACAGGAGCTGAAGGGAATGAGCAACCTCCGTATCCTAA ACTTATTTCATAACCCTCTGGACCAGGATCCTGGCTATCGCCCCTACGTCATTCACCATCTCCCATCAGTGCTGCTCCTTGATCGTGAAT CTGTGGCACCGAAGGAGAAAGAAGACGCTTTCAAGCTGTACAACCTGGAGAGGACGGCAGTCATACAGTCGCTGGGGTTCGGGAGAAGGACGGACTCCATCCTCGGTACTAGACCCTTCGTACACAGCGCCGCAGTCGGCGCCTCATCTCAGGCTGCAC